The following proteins come from a genomic window of Ochotona princeps isolate mOchPri1 chromosome 14, mOchPri1.hap1, whole genome shotgun sequence:
- the DPM2 gene encoding dolichol phosphate-mannose biosynthesis regulatory protein, translated as MVPGSGTGCSLVLRWQSAGDMATGTDQVVGLGLVALSLIVFAYYSVWVVLLPFIDSQHVIHKYFLPRAYAITIPLVAGLLLLLFVGLFISYVMMKNQRPAKKAQ; from the exons CGGATCGGGAACCGGATGTAGCTTAGTGCTCCGGTGGCAAAGCGCCGGGGACATG GCCACGGGGACAGACCAGGTGGTGGGACTCGGCCTCGTCGCCCTGAGCCTGATCGTCTTCGCCTACTATAGCGTCTGGGTGGTTCTCCTG CCTTTCATCGACAGCCAGCATGTCATCCACAAGTACTTCCTGCCCCGAGCCTACGCCATCACCATCCCGCTGGTCGcgggcctcctgctgctgctgttcgtgG GTCTGTTCATCAGCTACGTGATGATGAAGAACCAGAGGCCAGCCAAGAAGGCTCAGTGA
- the PIP5KL1 gene encoding phosphatidylinositol 4-phosphate 5-kinase-like protein 1: MAVPSPGPREVLAPSPEAGHRAAASRSSRRGLFWRLRDKQSRLGLFEIGPGHELHGLACMMQAGLWAATQASMDHPPMGLLTQEDFSEVLTQVHEGFELGTLAGPAFARLRRSLGLVEEDYQTALGPGGPYLQFLSTSKSKATFFLSHDQRFFLKTQRRREVRVLLAHLPRYVQHLQRHPHSLLARLLGVHSLRVAQGKKKYFIIMQNVFFPAGRIAERYDVKGCQVSRWVEPGPEDSPIILVLKDLNFQGKTIQLGPQRSWLLRQMELDTAFLRELNVLDYSLLMALQYLQEDERGQGASLVFRTVRSVQGAGSPEENEAQNRRLLPDSPNALHVLDGPEQRYFLGLVDLATVYGLRKRLEHLWKTLRYPGRTFSTVSPERYARRLCQWVEEHTEE, from the exons ATGGCCGTGCCGAGCCCGGGGCCCCGCGAG gtGCTGGCCCCCTCCCCAGAGGCTGGACACAGAGCAGCTGCCTCGCGCTCCAGCCGTCGTGGACTCTTCTGGCGCCTGCGGGACAAGCAGTCTCGCCTGGGCCTGTTTGAGATCGGCCCGGGCCACGAGCTGCATGGGTTGGCATGTATGATGCAGGCAGGGCTATGGGCAGCCACCCAGGCCTCCATGGACCACCCGCCCATG GGGCTGCTCACTCAAGAGGACTTTTCTGAGGTGCTGACccaagttcatgag GGCTTCGAGCTGGGCACCCTGGCTGGTCCAGCCTTTGCCCGCCTACGCCGCTCGCTGGGCCTGGTGGAGGAGGACTATCAGACGGCGCTGGGCCCCGGAGGGCCCTACCTGCAGTTCCTCAGCACCTCCAAGAGCAAGGCCACCTTCTTCCTGTC CCACGATCAGCGCTTCTTCCTGAAGACCCAACGGCGCCGGGAGGTGCGCGTGCTGCTCGCCCACCTGCCCCGCTACGTGCAGCACCTGCAGCGGCATCCGCACTCGTTGCTGGCCCGCTTGCTGG GAGTGCACAGCCTGCGGGTGGCTCAGGGCAAAAAG AAATACTTCATCATCATGCAAAACGTCTTCTTCCCCGCTGGCCGAATCGCTGAGAG gtatGACGTCAAAGGCTGCCAGGTGAGCCGCTGGGTGGAGCCAGGCCCTGAGGACAGCCCCATCATTCTGGTGCTAAAGGACCTCAACTTTCAGGGCAAGACAATCCAGCTGG GCCCTCAGCGGAGCTGGCTCCTCCGCCAGATGGAGCTGGACACGGCCTTCCTCCGCGAGCTCAACGTGCTGGACTACAGCCTGCTGATGGCCCTGCAGTACCTCCAGGAGGATGAGCGGGGCCAGGGAGCCAGCCTCGTCTTCCGCACAGTCAG GTCCGTGCAAGGGGCCGGGAGCCCGGAAGAGAACGAAGCGCAGAACCGCAGGCTTCTTCCCGACAGCCCCAACGCCCTGCACGTGCTTGACGGGCCGGAGCAGCGCTATTTCCTGGGCCTTGTCGACCTCGCCACGGTCTACGGGCTCCGCAAGCGGCTGGAGCACCTGTGGAAGACACTGCGCTACCCCGGCAGGACCTTCTCCACTGTCAGCCCTGAGCGCTACGCCCGGCGCCTCTGCCAGTGGGTTGAAGAGCACACCGAGGAGTGA
- the ST6GALNAC4 gene encoding alpha-N-acetyl-neuraminyl-2,3-beta-galactosyl-1,3-N-acetyl-galactosaminide alpha-2,6-sialyltransferase isoform X2: protein MKAQGRLLLLLICFLVLSVLYTLLCCWACLPLCLAACLDRHLPAHSRPTVPGPLHFSGYRSVPDGKPLVRELCRSCAVVSSSGQMLGSGLGAQIDDAECVLRMNQAPTVGFEADVGRRSTLRVISHTSVPLLLRNYSHYFQQARDTLYVVWGQGKHMDPALGGRTYRTLLQLTRMYPGLQVYTFTERMMAYCDQIFQDETGKNRRQSGSFLSTGWFTIILALELCEEIVVYGMVSDSYCRFPPAVLFATC from the exons ATGAAGGCTCAG GGccgcctcctgctcctgctcatCTGTTTCTTGGTCCTCTCCGTGCTCTACACCCTCCTGTGCTGCTGGGCCTGCCTGCCCCTCTGCTTGGCCGCCTGCCTGGACCGTCACCTGCCTGCCCACTCCAGGCCCACCGTGCCAGGGCCGCTGCACTTCAGCGGCTATAGGAGCGTGCCCGATGGGAAG CCGCTGGTCCGTGAGCTGTGCCGCAGCTGCGCCGTGGTGTCCAGCTCTGGCCAGATGCTGGGCTCAGGCCTGGGGGCCCAGATTGATGATGCCGAGTGTGTACTGCGCATGAACCAGGCGCCCACGGTGGGCTTTGAGGCGGACGTGGGCCGGCGCAGCACGCTGCGGGTGATCTCACACACAAGTGTGCCGCTGCTGCTACGCAACTACTCGCACTACTTCCAGCAGGCCCGGGACACGCTCTACGTGGTGTGGGGCCAGGGCAAGCACATGGACCCGGCCCTGGGCGGCCGGACCTACCGCACACTGCTGCAGCTCACCCGCATGTACCCTGGCCTGCAGGTGTACACCTTCACAGAGCGCATGATGGCCTACTGTGACCAAATATTCCAGGACGAGACGGGCAAGAACCG GAGGCAGTCGGGCTCGTTCCTCAGCACCGGCTGGTTCACCATCATCCTGGCCCTGGAACTGTGTGAGGAAATCGTGGTGTATGGGATGGTCAGCGACAGCTACTGCAG